In Fragaria vesca subsp. vesca linkage group LG5, FraVesHawaii_1.0, whole genome shotgun sequence, the genomic stretch NNNNNNNNNNNNNNNNNNNNNNNNNNNNNNNNNNNNNNNNNNNNNNNNNNNNNNNNNNNNNNNNNNNNNNNNNNNNNNNNNNNNNNNNNNNNNNNNNNNNNNNNNNNNNNNNNNNNNNNNNNNNNNNNNNNNNNNNNNNNNNNNNNNNNNNNNNNNNNNNNNNNNNNNNNNNNNNNNNNNNNNNNNNNNNNNNNNNNNNNNNNNNNNNNNNNNNNNNNNNNNNNNNNNNNNNNNNNNNNNNNNNNNNNNNNNNNNNNNNNNNNNNNNNNNNNNNNNNNNNNNNNNNNNNNNNNNNNNNNNNNNNNNNNNNNNNNNNNNNNNNNNNNNNNNNNNNNNNNNNNNNNNNNNNNNNNNNNNNNNNNNNNNNNNNNNNNNNNNNNNNNNNNNNNNNNNNNNNNNNNNNNNNNNNNNNNNNNNNNNNNNNNNNNNNNNNNNNNNNNNNNNNNNNNNNNNNNNNNNNNNNNNNNNNNNNNNNNNNNNNNNNNNNNNNNNNNNNNNNNNNNNNNNNNNNNNNNNNNNNNNNNNNNNNNNNNNNNNNNNNNNNNNNNNNNNNNNNNNNNNNNNNNNNNNNNNNNNNNNNNNNNNNNNNNNNNNNNNNNNNNNNNNNNNNNNNNNNNNNNNNNNNNNNNNNNNNNNNNNNNNNNNNNNNNNNNNNNNNNNNNNNNNNNNNNNNNNNNNNNNNNNNNNNNNNNNNNNNNNNNNNNNNNNNNNNNNNNNNNNNNNNNNNNNNNNNNNNNNNNNNNNNNNNNNNNNNNNNNNNNNNNNNNNNNNNNNNNNNNNNNNNNNNNNNNNNNNNNNNNNNNNNNNNNNNNNNNNNNNNNNNNNNNNNNNNNNNNNNNNNNNNNNNNNNNNNNNNNNNNNNNNNNNNNNNNNNNNNNNNNNNNNNNNNNNNNNNNNNNNNNNNNNNNNNNNNNNNNNNNNNNNNNNNNNNNNNNNNNNNNNNNNNNNNNNNNNNNNNNNNNNNNNNNNNNNNNNNNNNNNNNNNNNNNNNNNNNNNNNNNNNNNNNNNNNNNNNNNNNNNNNNNNNNNNNNNNNNNNNNNNNNNNNNNNNNNNNNNNNNNNNNNNNNNNNNNNNNNNNNNNNNNNNNNNNNNNNNNNNNNNNNNNNNNNNNNNNNNNNNNNNNNNNNNNNNNNNNNNNNNNNNNNNNNNNNNNNNNNNNNNNNNNNNNNNNNNNNNNNNNNNNNNNNNNNNNNNNNNNNNNNNNNNNNNNNNNNNNNNNNNNNNNNNNNNNNNNNNNNNNNNNNNNNNNNNNNNNNNNNNNNNNNNNNNNNNNNNNNNNNNNNNNNNNNNNNNNNNNNNNNNNNNNNNNNNNNNNNNNNNNNNNNNNNNNNNNNNNNNNNNNNNNNNNNNNNNNNNNNNNNNNNNNNNNNNNNNNNNNNNNNNNNNNNNNNNNNNNNNNNNNNNNNNNNNNNNNNNNNNNNNNNNNNNNNNNNNNNNNNNNNNNNNNNNNNNNNNNNNNNNNNNNNNNNNNNNNNNNNNNNNNNNNNNNNNNNNNNNNNNNNNNNNNNNNNNNNNNNNNNNNNNNNNNNNNNNNNNNNNNNNNNNNNNNNNNNNNNNNNNNNNNNNNNNNNNNNNNNNNNNNNNNNNNNNNNNNNNNNNNNNNNNNNNNNNNNNNNNNNNNNNNNNNNNNNNNNNNNNNNNNNNNNNNNNNNNNNNNNNNNNNNNNNNNNNNNNNNNNNNNNNNNNNNNNNNNNNNNNNNNNNNNNNNNNNNNNNNNNNNNNNNNNNNNNNNNNNNNNNNNNNNNNNNNNNNNNNNNNNNNNNNNNNNNNNNNNNNNNNNNNNNNNNNNNNNNNNNNNNNNNNNNNNNNNNNNNNNNNNNNNNNNNNNNNNNNNNNNNNNNNNNNNNNNNNNNNNNNNNNNNNNNNNNNNNNNNNNNNNNNNNNNNNNNNNNNNNNNNNNNNNNNNNNNNNNNNNNNNNNNNNNNNNNNNNNNNNNNNNNNNNNNNNNNNNNNNNNNNNNNNNNNNNNNNNNNNNNNNNNNNNNNNNNNNNNNNNNNNNNNNNNNNNNNNNNNNNNNNNNNNNNNNNNNNNNNNNNNNNNNNNNNNNNNNNNNNNNNNNNNNNNNNNNNNNNNNNNNNNNNNNNNNNNNNNNNNNNNNNNNNNNNNNNNNNNNNNNNNNNNNNNNNNNNNNNNNNNNNNNNNNNNNNNNNNNNNNNNNNNNNNNNNNNNNNNNNNNNNNNNNNNNNNNNNNNNNNNNNNNNNNNNNNNNNNNNNNNNNNNNNNNNNNNNNNNNNNNNNNNNNNNNNNNNNNNNNNNNNNNNNNNNNNNNNNNNNNNNNNNNNNNNNNNNNNNNNNNNNNNNNNNNNNNNNNNNNNNNNNNNNNNNNNNNNNNNNNNNNNNNNNNNNNNNNNNNNNNNNNNNNNNNNNNNNNNNNNNNNNNNNNNNNNNNNNNNNNNNNNNNNNNNNNNNNNNNNNNNNNNNNNNNNNNNNNNNNNNNNNNNNNNNNNNNNNNNNNNNNNNNNNNNNNNNNNNNNNNNNNNNNNNNNNNNNNNNNNNNNNNNNNNNNNNNNNNNNNNNNNNNNNNNNNNNNNNNNNNNNNNNNNNNNNNNNNNNNNNNNNNNNNNNNNNNNNNNNNNNNNNNNNNNNNNNNNNNNNNNNNNNNNNNNNNNNNNNNNNNNNNNNNNNNNNNNNNNNNNNNNNNNNNNNNNNNNNNNNNNNNNNNNNNNNNNNNNNNNNNNNNNNNNNNNNNNNNNNNNNNNNNNNNNNNNNNNNNNNNNNNNNNNNNNNNNNNNNNNNNNNNNNNNNNNNNNNNNNNNNNNNNNNNNNNNNNNNNNNNNNNNNNNNNNNNNNNNNNNNNNNNNNNNNNNNNNNNNNNNNNNNNNNNNNNNNNNNNNNNNNNNNNNNNNNNNNNNNNNNNNNNNNNNNNNNNNNNNNNNNNNNNNNNNNNNNNNNNNNNNNNNNNNNNNNNNNNNNNNNNNNNNNNNNNNNNNNNNNNNNNNNNNNNNNNNNNNNNNNNNNNNNNNNNNNNNNNNNNNNNNNNNNNNNNNNNNNNNNNNNNNNNNNNNNNNNNNNNNNNNNNNNNNNNNNNNNNNNNNNNNNNNNNNNNNNNNNNNNNNNNNNNNNNNNNNNNNNNNNNNNNNNNNNNNNNNNNNNNNNNNNNNNNNNNNNNNNNNNNNNNNNNNNNNNNNNNNNNNNNNNNNNNNNNNNNNNNNNNNNNNNNNNNNNNNNNNNNNNNNNNNNNNNNNNNNNNNNNNNNNNNNNNNNNNNNNNNNNNNNNNNNNNNNNNNNNNNNNNNNNNNNNNNNNNNNNNNNNNNNNNNNNNNNNNNNNNNNNNNNNNNNNNNNNNNNNNNNNNNNNNNNNNNNNNNNNNNNNNNNNNNNNNNNNNNNNNNNNNNNNNNNNNNNNNNNNNNNNNNNNNNNNNNNNNNNNNNNNNNNNNNNNNNNNNNNNNNNNNNNNNNNNNNNNNNNNNNNNNNNNNNNNNNNNNNNNNNNNNNNNNNNNNNNNNNNNNNNNNNNNNNNNNNNNNNNNNNNNNNNNNNNNNNNNNNNNNNNNNNNNNNNNNNNNNNNNNNNNNNNNNNNNNNNNNNNNNNNNNNNNNNNNNNNNNNNNNNNNNNNNNNNNNNNNNNNNNNNNNNNNNNNNNNNNNNNNNNNNNNNNNNNNNNNNNNNNNNNNNNNNNNNNNNNNNNNNNNNNNNNNNNNNNNNNNNNNNNNNNNNNNNNNNNNNNNNNNNNNNNNNNNNNNNNNNNNNNNNNNNNNNNNNNNNNNNNNNNNNNNNNNNNNNNNNNNNNNNNNNNNNNNNNNNNNNNNNNNNNNNNNNNNNNNNNNNNNNNNNNNNNNNNNNNNNNNNNNCGACGAAATATACTATATTTCGTCGGCCATAGATCTTTTTTATTTTTTATTACAAACTTTAGCCGACGAATATTTTAAAATATTCGTCGGCTAAAGTTTGGCAGATAACCGACGACAAAAAAGTCGTCGGCTAAAGTCCGGACTATAGCCGACGACATTATTTCGTCGGCTAAAGTATGGACTATAGCCGACGACTTATACGCGTGTCGTCGGCTAAAGTCACTACAGACGAGCTTTTCCCGACGAAATCTTAGCCGACGAAAGGTCGTCGGCTAAGATCTTAGCCGACGAATTAAGCTGACAGGCCGACGAAAAATTTTCGTCGGCTAAAGTGCTTGTCCTGGTAGTGATTAGTTCATTCAACATGCACTTTGGTCACTCAATTAACTTAAACATTGTCTTACACTTTGGTTCTTCATCTACTTTATTTGTTAAACATTATCATGAGTGATTTCATTTCTCCAAGTCAAGTTATTGGCATGCGCGTTATTGATGAACTTACACGATGATGGCTTTTAAGAGGTTAAATCACATGACTCTTTTAACGAGAAAATAGAGAAGATGGCCAAAATATCACATAAGGTTTAAGTTAATTTATAGATGAAAGTGATATTTTTAGAAAGTGAGTTACGGAAATGACAAATGAATTAAAGATGAGTATGAGGACTAGCTAATTGATACCTCTGGCGGCGATAGTTGGTATAATTTTGACGCCAAAAACTTCGGCCCGAAGAACACTGCGGTTGCTGGTCTGCCGGATCCATCATCAAATCTATATTGAGTGTCCATAAAATCTGTATCTTTACCAAACTGCAATTTTTCAAAAAATACTTTCTCTTAATATCATCCTGTAAGTATCTGTACGTACTAAAAAGCAATATGAGTGTGTAGAATTCACCTCTTCAGATATAGTGGCCAAACTGAGATTTAGACCAGGCATGTCAGCGGTGGCAAAAACTGCAGCAGCAATTTTACTGGGGAACCTCTCCATGACAAGAGTTAGGGGAAGACCACCCAAGCTGTGACCTACTAGGATAACCCTATCCTGCGGTGGCAGAGACTCCATGAGCTTGATCAATGGCTCGGAATAGTCTGCAATGGAGCGGATTTGTTGTACCTCCGTTAGGTTTATGCCTGATCCAGGGAGGTCTAGGGCTGTGACGTTGTGACCAGCGGCGGTCAGTAGGGTTGCTAGCTTGTACCAGCACCATGCTCCGTGGCCAGCGCCGTGAATAAGCACGAAATGCTTCATCTCAAATGTGTTTTGGTTCTGTTTGTGAGGTGTAGGTGAGGCACAGATTGTAGCACAAGCAAAGAAACAAGAGAACGGATACAGAATCCTTCGTTCTCATCTTCTCCGGTCTCATTTCTTGGCTTTTGCGTTTGGCATCGTCTTAGTTTTCAAAGATTCTAATTGGCACGTTTAAAAATAATTGCAACCTGCTGGCATATACGCACTATTAATTATTTAGTCCAAGGATATATTTATCAGAATTTGCCGTCCTAATACGCACTAATTAATTAACAATTCAAGTAATCTATATATCCATGATATATTGCCCCTTAATAATGGTAATGATATATAAATTTATTATATATCGTTTGTGAGTTGTTCTCATGCATTTTGCTTCCTTCTCTTTCCTCTCCTTAGCTAGCCTTCAGAAAATTAGGAGTATTTCATGGTTATTTGCAGGAGGTTGGAGAACAGCTCCAGTGGTCTAGAGAACATGACCATATGATCATTTATCACTTTAAATTGACTTCATCCGGAGGATTTCTGTTGATCATCAAAGTTGCAAGCTCCACCTTAATTTACTGCAAGGTCTTGGTCGCAGAAAATGTATACTTTACGAACCGATCCATAATTATTCGCTGTGAGTTTCAATTCTTCTCTAATNNNNNNNNNNNNNNNNNNNNNNNNNNNNNNNNNNNNNNNNNNNNNNNNNNNNNNNNNNNNNNNNNNNNNNNNNNNNNNNNNNNNNNNNNNNNNNNNNNNNNNNNNNNNNNNNNNNNNNNNNNNNNNNNNNNNNNNNNNNNNNNNNNNNNNNNNNNNNNNNNNNNNNNNNNNNNNNNNNNNNNNNNNNNNNNNNNNNNNNNNNNNNNNNNNNNNNNNNNNNNNNNNNNNNNNNNNNNNNNNNNNNNNNNNNNNNNNNNNNNNNNNNNNNNNNNNNNNNNNNNNNNNNNNNNNNNNNNNNNNNNNNNNNNNNNNNNNNNNNNNNNNNNNNNNNNNNNNNNNNNNNNNNNNNNNNNNNNNNNNNNNNNNNNNNNNNNNNNNNNNNNNNNNNNNNNNNNNNNNNNNNNNNNNNNNNNNNNNNNNNNNNNNNNNNNNNNNNNNNNNNNNNNNNNNNNNNNNNNNNNNNNNNNNNNNNNNNNNNNNNNNNNNNNNNNNNNNNNNNNNNNNNNNNNNNNNNNNNNNNNNNNNNNNNNNNNNNNNNNNNNNNNNNNNNNNNNNNNNNNNNNNNNNNNNNNNNNNNNNNNNNNNNNNNNNNNNNNNNNNNNNNNNNNNNNNNNNNNNNNNNNNNNNNNNNNNNNNNNNNNNNNNNNNNNNNNNNNNNNNNNNNNNNNNNNNNNNNNNNNNNNNN encodes the following:
- the LOC101306924 gene encoding salicylic acid-binding protein 2-like, yielding MKHFVLIHGAGHGAWCWYKLATLLTAAGHNVTALDLPGSGINLTEVQQIRSIADYSEPLIKLMESLPPQDRVILVGHSLGGLPLTLVMERFPSKIAAAVFATADMPGLNLSLATISEEFGKDTDFMDTQYRFDDGSGRPATAVFFGPKFLASKLYQLSPPEVSIS